Genomic window (Bacillus vallismortis):
AGAACCGCATCTGTTAGCAGTGCGCTGTCACCTTTTTCAAAGCTTTGTCTGATGGCTGTGATTGCGATTAATAGTTCAGCGATTGCCCCTTATTTTAAAGCAGTTGATTTGAGATTTGTAGGAATAGCTGTGACGGTCTTCTTTATTGCGTTAACAGGCTATGCCGCTGCTTGGCTGATCGGGAAAATAATGAAAAGGCGCCAAGAGGAAATTGTATCTCTTATTTTTACGGGAGGCATGAGAAATATCAGTGCCGGCGCAGTTCTTGCCGTTACATTCTTCCCGTCTCAGGTTGCTGTTCCGGTGGTGATCGGCATGCTGTTTCAGCAGATACTTGCCGCGTTGTTTGGCTATATGGTGAATCGTTTTGAATTAAAACCTGTATTGCAGAAAGCATGAAAAAACCGCTCAATCTTATGAGCGGTTTTTTCCGTATAGCCATTCGAGCGCAATGATGAACTGTTGGCAGAAGTACTTGCGGTGGTGCACCGCCCCTTGTTCAATTGAAAGACATAGCTGATTTTCAGTGAAGCCTTTTTCTTTTAAACTTTGATGCACTTGCTTTGTATTCCGCAGCATATTTCGCTGTATAGATTGTTTTTCACAGCCTTCTTCACTGCCGACAGACATAAAGACACGTGCAGTGCCGGGCTTTAAAGAAGATAAATGAATGGCTTCGGCTGCGTTCTCGTACCAGTAGGAGCCTGAGATAGAGCCTATGTTTGTGAACACTGATGGATACTTTATTAAGGCGAACATTGAGATGAGTCCGCCTAATGAGGCACCGATCATTCCTCTTGACTGCGGTTCCCTGGCGACGTTCCAATTTTCTTCG
Coding sequences:
- a CDS encoding alpha/beta hydrolase, with translation MNGSLSEHKAGERKFTLYLPPSYSPDSSRRFPAVYVQDGSSLFQDQIKLLESTFQQRRLPELVLIGIEPASRLDEYTPWPAASLSDRFPDFGGMGYHYLSNITNRFIPFIEENWNVAREPQSRGMIGASLGGLISMFALIKYPSVFTNIGSISGSYWYENAAEAIHLSSLKPGTARVFMSVGSEEGCEKQSIQRNMLRNTKQVHQSLKEKGFTENQLCLSIEQGAVHHRKYFCQQFIIALEWLYGKNRS